The Planctomycetia bacterium genome has a segment encoding these proteins:
- a CDS encoding alpha/beta hydrolase, translating into MQTKLLRLSYVLIVSQMLIISSGDASQPATVPQTIGADGHVFVANGSGDAGTLSQNLSEVIRKSNVGFSLETFSWSRGKGRVLTDHLDMDNHKSQGKRLAAAVQAYQEVRADSKVFLIGHSTGCAVVLIAAEHLPPVSVEKIILLAPSVPDTYDLRPSLHTARMGIDTYHSRNDQILGLGIKLIGTTDLESSDAAGLRGFRLVYSHPNDQVLYQKLRQHHWDRVVEWSGHDGNHLGSVSVGYLRAYVLPEMMKQ; encoded by the coding sequence ATGCAAACGAAATTGCTCCGATTGTCATATGTTCTCATTGTCAGCCAAATGCTGATCATCTCATCTGGTGATGCATCGCAACCTGCCACCGTGCCTCAGACAATCGGAGCCGATGGGCATGTCTTTGTTGCCAACGGTTCAGGCGACGCAGGTACACTGTCTCAGAATCTGTCGGAAGTCATCCGAAAATCCAATGTAGGATTCTCTCTTGAGACATTTAGCTGGTCGCGAGGAAAAGGTCGAGTACTGACAGACCATCTCGATATGGATAATCACAAATCTCAGGGCAAGAGGTTAGCAGCCGCCGTGCAGGCGTATCAAGAAGTCCGAGCGGATAGTAAAGTTTTTCTGATTGGTCATAGCACGGGTTGTGCTGTTGTGTTGATAGCTGCAGAACATCTGCCACCGGTCAGCGTGGAAAAAATTATACTGCTTGCTCCATCGGTTCCCGATACCTACGACCTCAGGCCATCATTGCACACAGCTCGCATGGGAATTGATACTTACCATAGTAGAAACGATCAGATACTTGGCTTGGGCATCAAGTTGATTGGCACCACCGATCTGGAAAGTAGTGATGCTGCCGGATTGCGGGGATTTCGACTAGTCTATTCGCATCCGAATGATCAGGTGTTGTATCAGAAGTTACGCCAGCATCATTGGGACCGTGTAGTGGAATGGAGTGGCCACGATGGCAACCACTTGGGCAGTGTCAGTGTTGGATACCTGCGAGCCTATGTGCTGCCGGAGATGATGAAACAGTGA
- the prmC gene encoding peptide chain release factor N(5)-glutamine methyltransferase: MGRLLQWTTTFLTEKQADSPRLDAEVLLAHILNVPRIALYTRFDEVASDETRARYRQLVKQRVEGMPVAYLVGFKEFYNLRFAVTPAVLIPRPETELVVLEAIRLAKTITSPRVVDVGTGSGVMAITMARFVPAANVTAIDLSPDALAVAQQNAQTLGVASRIRFLQGDLLAPVAGEMFDLVMSNPPYIPSEVMSSLSESVKKYEPHLALDGGPGGLQVIEKLADQALGHLKPGGYLILEIGYDQGKTVPALLQKLGYQAVNIQIDHAGHPRIVRAVR, from the coding sequence CTGGGACGCTTACTCCAGTGGACGACTACATTTCTGACCGAGAAGCAGGCTGATTCCCCCCGGCTGGATGCTGAGGTGCTGTTGGCACATATTCTGAATGTTCCACGTATTGCCCTATACACCCGTTTCGATGAAGTTGCCAGCGATGAAACACGGGCACGTTACCGACAACTCGTTAAGCAGCGCGTGGAGGGAATGCCTGTTGCCTACTTGGTAGGCTTCAAGGAATTTTACAATCTCCGTTTCGCAGTCACTCCAGCAGTGCTCATTCCACGTCCGGAAACGGAACTGGTGGTACTGGAAGCCATTCGCCTGGCCAAGACTATTACATCGCCGCGTGTGGTCGATGTGGGAACCGGTTCCGGTGTGATGGCTATTACGATGGCCCGTTTCGTGCCTGCAGCCAATGTTACCGCTATTGATCTCAGTCCCGATGCGTTGGCAGTTGCCCAGCAGAACGCACAAACACTGGGGGTAGCATCACGTATTCGCTTTCTCCAGGGTGATCTGCTCGCCCCGGTTGCAGGAGAGATGTTTGACCTGGTGATGTCTAATCCGCCTTACATTCCCAGTGAAGTCATGTCTTCACTTTCAGAATCAGTGAAAAAATATGAACCGCATCTTGCACTCGATGGCGGGCCTGGTGGGTTGCAAGTCATTGAAAAACTTGCGGACCAGGCACTTGGACATCTAAAGCCAGGCGGATATCTCATACTGGAAATCGGATATGATCAAGGCAAAACAGTTCCAGCTCTTTTGCAGAAACTTGGCTATCAGGCTGTAAACATTCAAATCGATCATGCTGGCCATCCTCGTATCGTTCGGGCAGTTCGTTAA
- a CDS encoding VWA domain-containing protein, whose product MPLALPTLEQPAALWLLLVVPLMLVLWWRVDRQRRLLFQDWSHHSYLWATHRRWGYLLLCLLLVLVSVALAKPTWGTAPVTPVSTVRDVLVLIDVSRSMLAEDQPPRNRLQRTKEYLLELVDNLRTSSGRTRIGLVVFAGQVRLLCPPTEDLEHLTYQISELDTESLGMQGRTLQHQGVVIGTSLAAAIHWLKSWIESQPETASSTDLLLITDGDEQTTEAEVLQSAQGIPALDVLLVGDTRRGWPIPEGTGSLMKVDPASGQVSQVLSQANEVLLQHLVDATGGSLVRESNPQPLVTWWQRTVQPQPGRPVTSQVRHLPIDQSGWLLSLALIILLVEITWGGPRRVIW is encoded by the coding sequence ATGCCCCTGGCGTTGCCAACTCTGGAACAACCTGCAGCGCTCTGGCTTTTGCTGGTGGTACCACTGATGCTGGTACTCTGGTGGAGGGTTGATCGCCAGCGTCGGCTACTGTTTCAGGACTGGTCACACCATTCTTATCTGTGGGCAACACATCGGCGGTGGGGTTATCTGCTGCTGTGCCTGCTATTGGTTTTAGTAAGCGTGGCACTTGCCAAGCCTACATGGGGCACAGCACCGGTAACGCCTGTCAGCACCGTTCGGGATGTTTTGGTTCTGATCGACGTGAGTCGCAGTATGCTTGCTGAGGATCAGCCTCCTCGCAACAGGCTGCAGCGTACAAAAGAATATCTGCTCGAACTCGTGGATAATCTACGAACATCATCAGGACGCACCCGAATTGGACTGGTAGTATTTGCCGGCCAGGTGCGTTTGCTCTGCCCTCCAACAGAAGATCTGGAACATCTTACCTACCAGATCAGCGAACTTGACACCGAATCACTGGGTATGCAGGGACGCACCCTACAGCACCAGGGTGTAGTCATCGGCACAAGTCTGGCTGCTGCAATCCATTGGCTGAAATCGTGGATCGAGTCTCAGCCTGAAACAGCATCCAGCACTGACCTGCTATTGATAACCGATGGCGATGAGCAAACGACGGAAGCAGAAGTATTGCAATCTGCTCAAGGAATTCCTGCATTGGATGTGCTGTTAGTGGGAGATACCCGACGAGGATGGCCCATTCCCGAGGGTACAGGTTCGCTCATGAAGGTAGACCCGGCAAGTGGTCAGGTCTCACAGGTACTCTCGCAGGCAAATGAGGTTCTGCTGCAACACCTCGTTGATGCAACGGGTGGTTCACTGGTTCGCGAAAGCAATCCACAACCACTGGTAACATGGTGGCAGCGCACAGTGCAGCCTCAGCCGGGCCGCCCGGTTACCAGCCAGGTCAGACATTTGCCAATAGATCAATCGGGCTGGCTGCTGTCACTGGCCCTGATTATTCTACTCGTGGAGATTACCTGGGGAGGACCTCGGCGAGTGATATGGTGA
- a CDS encoding PKD domain-containing protein, producing MLLEEYCSLKEGLAMALKEQAQSHIKGIVGKVFGGLVGLVVTGGLMWFTPLIDRFVKPAKPLANFASEETTDLTVTFKNLSQNAKQAKWDFGDGSPLEVVAGDVPEVKHKFKKANSYKVKLVVSNVANQEDSRESLIAVGVKPQVLDLSSKALNQKAKPYTAGVQIKFEATADLDAQFEWDFGNGVYQTGSETMVHEFALPGKYLVKVRATMGHQKGSPSLQEIEVLPQSGIVTTGATSPSSFGTPRGNSSGPHMNTTLAVDVTIRSMLSADTLKKSRLHSVALKGKSNSSTVQEVIRATPGYVIKSARFEPSTLKKSSNIINESVSTSDEGKTVVVKAQMTKPGADYQFNVAVLYEEELAPSAVRESQATMTLPGSSSSMELPIGTKHELEIRYKGQTIVKLPELPIKAFDFSVAGKTFAVTTIKNAGRVAITCRELPRRLQQ from the coding sequence ATGCTCCTGGAAGAATATTGCTCGCTCAAGGAGGGGCTAGCCATGGCGCTCAAGGAACAGGCGCAATCGCATATCAAAGGTATTGTCGGAAAAGTGTTTGGCGGTCTGGTGGGACTGGTCGTTACTGGCGGCCTTATGTGGTTCACTCCACTGATTGACCGTTTTGTCAAGCCAGCCAAGCCCCTGGCGAATTTTGCTTCCGAAGAAACCACTGACTTAACTGTCACATTTAAAAACCTTTCGCAAAACGCAAAACAGGCCAAGTGGGATTTTGGCGATGGCAGCCCGCTTGAAGTCGTGGCTGGCGATGTACCGGAGGTCAAGCATAAGTTCAAGAAAGCCAATTCGTACAAGGTGAAGCTGGTAGTCAGTAACGTGGCAAACCAGGAAGACAGTAGGGAAAGCCTGATTGCAGTAGGCGTAAAACCACAGGTGCTCGATCTCAGTTCCAAAGCACTCAACCAGAAAGCCAAGCCATATACCGCAGGCGTGCAAATCAAGTTTGAAGCAACGGCTGACCTGGATGCACAGTTTGAATGGGATTTTGGCAACGGTGTGTACCAGACTGGTAGCGAGACGATGGTGCACGAATTTGCCTTGCCAGGCAAATATCTGGTGAAAGTGCGAGCAACCATGGGACATCAGAAAGGTTCGCCCAGCCTTCAGGAAATAGAAGTGCTGCCTCAAAGCGGCATTGTCACGACGGGTGCAACATCACCATCCTCATTCGGCACGCCTCGAGGTAACAGCAGTGGGCCACACATGAATACTACTTTGGCTGTGGATGTCACCATACGATCTATGCTCAGTGCAGATACGCTGAAGAAAAGTCGTCTTCATTCTGTAGCGCTTAAGGGTAAATCGAATAGCAGTACGGTTCAGGAAGTCATTCGCGCTACTCCCGGGTATGTCATCAAATCAGCCCGATTTGAACCAAGCACATTAAAGAAATCGTCAAACATCATCAACGAATCGGTCAGCACGAGTGATGAAGGAAAAACCGTAGTGGTAAAGGCTCAGATGACCAAACCTGGAGCAGACTACCAGTTCAACGTCGCTGTGTTGTACGAAGAAGAATTAGCTCCCAGTGCAGTCAGAGAATCACAGGCTACGATGACGCTGCCTGGCAGCAGCAGTTCCATGGAATTGCCAATAGGCACGAAACATGAACTGGAAATCAGATACAAAGGCCAGACTATTGTCAAGTTGCCAGAACTGCCCATTAAGGCATTTGATTTCAGTGTGGCGGGAAAAACCTTTGCGGTGACCACGATCAAGAATGCGGGGCGAGTCGCTATTACATGTCGAGAGTTACCTCGACGATTACAGCAGTAG
- a CDS encoding RNA polymerase sigma factor, giving the protein MEALTLARWSMAQQKPVASDEDSLVNAARHDSEAMAQLFRRYYPPITQYIHRRTGDRAVAEDLSSEVFLAMVRYLPRYRIGNTPFRAWLYRIATNQVNRWASRKRRWSWLPLGDHAATEKESTSEEAAHIRMALLKLPVHYQSALALHYLEDMSLETVSQVLGCAIGTVKSRLARGRAMLSKLLTEHENRHEHKTEERS; this is encoded by the coding sequence ATGGAAGCATTGACGCTCGCTCGCTGGAGCATGGCACAACAGAAACCTGTTGCTTCCGATGAAGACAGTTTGGTAAATGCTGCCAGGCATGATTCCGAAGCGATGGCTCAGCTTTTTCGTCGGTACTATCCGCCGATAACTCAATACATCCATCGACGTACCGGTGATCGGGCCGTAGCTGAGGATTTAAGCAGTGAAGTATTCCTGGCAATGGTGCGATATCTGCCCCGCTACCGTATCGGCAACACGCCGTTTCGTGCCTGGCTGTATCGCATTGCAACCAATCAAGTTAACCGTTGGGCCAGTCGCAAACGACGCTGGAGCTGGCTGCCCTTGGGCGACCATGCAGCCACGGAAAAAGAATCAACCAGCGAAGAAGCGGCACACATTCGCATGGCACTGCTGAAACTGCCGGTGCATTACCAGAGTGCCTTGGCGCTTCATTACTTGGAAGACATGAGCCTGGAAACTGTATCGCAGGTGCTGGGCTGTGCGATAGGCACCGTGAAATCACGGCTGGCCCGAGGGCGAGCTATGTTATCCAAATTGCTGACTGAACATGAAAACCGGCACGAACACAAGACGGAGGAGCGATCATGA
- a CDS encoding class I SAM-dependent methyltransferase, translating into MKLTLEAIKQPLRHIKRQMLHTAEVAPAPSIIECYSMNLPSDQEALNIFSGEWSSQFPDALSLQAGSVTLFDDERIRIGLAALGGVAGQKVLELGPLEGGHSYQLEKAGAASVLAIEANSRAYLKCLIAKEITGMKNVHFKHGDFMAYLRSQPPRFDMVLASGVLYHQQQPMELISLLSRITDRVLVWTHYYDAEMVRQSAHLKSIFKSAHRTQFGGYEHTLHRQEYQTALLRPGFCGAGAHYSHWMERDELLRAWKHVGYRSVEVLQEDRFFPNSPCFLLAVKR; encoded by the coding sequence ATGAAGCTGACACTCGAAGCGATCAAGCAACCTTTACGGCATATCAAACGCCAAATGCTGCATACTGCTGAAGTTGCACCGGCACCTTCCATTATCGAATGTTACTCGATGAATCTGCCTTCCGATCAGGAAGCACTCAATATCTTTTCTGGCGAATGGTCTTCGCAGTTTCCCGACGCACTATCTCTGCAGGCAGGCTCAGTGACACTTTTTGATGACGAACGCATTAGGATTGGTCTTGCTGCATTGGGAGGAGTAGCGGGGCAGAAGGTTCTCGAACTGGGACCTCTCGAAGGCGGACATAGCTATCAGTTGGAAAAAGCTGGCGCAGCTTCGGTGTTGGCTATCGAAGCCAATTCTCGGGCTTATCTCAAATGCCTGATCGCGAAAGAAATCACTGGCATGAAAAATGTGCACTTCAAGCATGGTGATTTCATGGCATATCTGCGTTCTCAGCCGCCCCGTTTTGACATGGTGCTGGCTTCAGGCGTACTCTACCACCAGCAGCAACCCATGGAACTCATCAGTCTGCTGTCCAGAATCACCGACCGCGTGTTGGTCTGGACACATTATTATGATGCCGAGATGGTGCGACAATCTGCTCATCTCAAGAGCATTTTTAAGTCAGCCCATCGAACGCAATTTGGCGGCTATGAACATACTCTCCATCGGCAGGAGTACCAAACAGCGCTGTTAAGACCAGGTTTTTGTGGTGCTGGTGCTCATTACAGTCACTGGATGGAACGAGACGAACTGCTGAGGGCCTGGAAGCATGTCGGTTATCGTTCAGTGGAAGTGTTACAGGAAGATCGTTTTTTTCCGAACAGCCCCTGTTTTCTTCTGGCAGTGAAGCGATAG
- a CDS encoding BON domain-containing protein, whose product MVRLLLLLSTVPLLAGCSDSEVLRMRSVGDRMYDRGAKLVQHAWDELGQTLLDQPVSTKQTEPDVLSKVQMRLKWDLALAEVDIQASQHEETIILTGTVKNDQQKQYALTLAEQTVGVKKVKDEVKVQKDNPPATLKND is encoded by the coding sequence ATGGTTCGTCTCTTGCTCCTGTTGAGCACCGTGCCACTTCTGGCTGGTTGCTCCGATTCGGAAGTTCTGCGGATGCGTTCCGTGGGCGATAGGATGTATGACCGTGGCGCCAAACTCGTTCAACATGCCTGGGATGAACTGGGACAGACATTGCTCGATCAACCAGTCAGTACGAAACAAACTGAGCCAGATGTACTGAGCAAGGTGCAGATGCGATTGAAATGGGATTTGGCATTGGCTGAGGTTGATATCCAGGCTTCACAGCACGAGGAAACCATCATTTTGACTGGCACTGTGAAAAACGACCAGCAGAAACAGTATGCTCTTACACTTGCGGAGCAGACGGTTGGAGTAAAGAAAGTGAAAGATGAAGTAAAAGTTCAGAAAGACAATCCACCAGCAACTTTGAAAAATGATTAG
- the kdsA gene encoding 3-deoxy-8-phosphooctulonate synthase, producing MPVATISIDEKTVCGGGKPLLWILGPCVIESREFLLPVADQIAQISADLRIPVVFKSSFDKANRTSGKSFRGPGLKAGLAILDEVKKRTGLPVLTDFHEPWQAEHIAQVCDILQVPAFLARQTDMIEAAGRTGRVVNVKKGQFMAPSDMKNVVHKLKEVGCERILLTDRGTSFGYHTLVNDFRCIPQMQEYGYPVIFDATHSVQSPGGAGDRSGGDRRMVPFLARAATAVGCDGIFLEVHPDPDNAPSDGPNMLPLDELSALLKTCQKLRQVLAD from the coding sequence ATGCCTGTTGCCACCATATCCATTGATGAAAAAACAGTTTGTGGCGGGGGAAAGCCCCTGCTATGGATTCTTGGCCCTTGTGTGATCGAATCACGCGAGTTCCTATTGCCGGTTGCTGATCAAATTGCACAGATCAGTGCCGATTTAAGGATACCTGTTGTTTTCAAATCATCGTTTGACAAGGCAAATCGTACATCGGGCAAATCGTTCCGTGGGCCAGGTTTGAAAGCCGGTTTGGCTATTCTGGATGAGGTAAAAAAGCGAACCGGATTGCCTGTGCTAACTGATTTTCACGAACCCTGGCAGGCAGAGCACATCGCCCAGGTATGTGATATTCTGCAGGTCCCTGCCTTTCTGGCCCGCCAGACAGATATGATCGAAGCAGCGGGGCGTACCGGAAGAGTGGTAAACGTTAAAAAAGGCCAGTTTATGGCACCTAGTGACATGAAAAACGTTGTTCATAAGTTGAAAGAAGTAGGCTGTGAACGTATTTTGCTGACTGACCGGGGTACCAGTTTTGGCTACCATACACTGGTAAACGATTTCCGATGCATTCCGCAGATGCAGGAATATGGATATCCTGTGATCTTTGATGCAACTCATAGCGTACAATCTCCAGGGGGTGCGGGTGACCGTTCCGGGGGCGACCGCCGAATGGTTCCGTTTCTGGCCCGGGCTGCCACTGCAGTGGGGTGCGATGGCATCTTTCTGGAAGTGCATCCCGATCCGGACAATGCTCCAAGCGATGGTCCGAACATGCTGCCGCTGGATGAATTGTCTGCCCTGCTAAAAACCTGCCAGAAACTGAGACAAGTCCTGGCTGATTGA
- a CDS encoding nuclear transport factor 2 family protein has translation MLLIPWVSKSVLLFSLAVGIGYQEPAKNAVPIDRPADRDAISVTIKQLLDAFEKQDVAKVTELLTDGAELGSEENPPLIGKAAIEEALKKRFATKSNQRMVLSDATLRFTSQVTAVEEGTLKSIIKGQASSTHRYSLMHVKEDGKWKIAQIRQWTTEDAALHDLEWLIGEWKAQREDLAIHTTYEWVGNKAFIRGNINTRQKDRTVSAMQVIGLDPKSGGLRIWIFEANGIFAEGSCHRDENAWIFETAGETPQGVSVSAKNILYHVSPEVMTWQPVQLQMGNEQIADLPPLKVTKVKK, from the coding sequence ATGTTACTGATTCCGTGGGTGTCCAAAAGTGTTTTGTTGTTCAGCCTGGCTGTAGGCATAGGGTATCAGGAACCAGCTAAAAATGCAGTTCCCATTGACCGCCCGGCAGACCGCGATGCTATCAGTGTCACCATCAAACAACTCCTCGATGCGTTCGAAAAACAGGATGTCGCCAAAGTTACCGAATTGCTGACTGACGGCGCGGAACTCGGCAGCGAAGAAAATCCCCCGCTTATCGGCAAAGCTGCCATCGAAGAAGCTCTCAAGAAACGATTTGCGACCAAATCAAATCAAAGGATGGTATTGTCGGATGCGACTCTTCGCTTCACTTCGCAGGTCACTGCGGTGGAAGAAGGTACACTGAAATCTATCATCAAAGGACAGGCCTCTTCCACGCATCGCTACAGCCTGATGCATGTCAAGGAAGATGGCAAGTGGAAGATTGCACAGATTCGCCAGTGGACGACTGAAGATGCTGCTCTGCACGATCTCGAATGGCTGATCGGCGAATGGAAAGCCCAGCGCGAAGACCTGGCCATTCATACCACTTACGAATGGGTTGGCAATAAAGCATTTATTCGAGGCAACATCAACACCCGTCAGAAAGACCGCACCGTTTCCGCCATGCAGGTGATTGGGCTCGATCCCAAATCTGGGGGGTTGCGAATCTGGATATTTGAAGCAAATGGCATTTTCGCTGAAGGTTCCTGCCATCGTGATGAAAATGCCTGGATCTTTGAAACTGCTGGGGAAACACCGCAAGGTGTATCGGTCTCTGCCAAGAACATTCTGTACCACGTCAGTCCTGAAGTAATGACCTGGCAACCTGTACAACTCCAGATGGGGAATGAACAGATCGCCGATCTGCCACCACTTAAAGTGACCAAGGTGAAGAAGTAA